Genomic DNA from Corallococcus silvisoli:
CAGCAGGTCCGCGTGAAGGGGCCCGTTGGAGAAGAGCAGTTCGGTGCAGTGATTCAGCGAGTGGGGCGACCCGTCGAAGCACGTCACCTGCCCTCCCGCCTCCTCCACCAGTCCGATGGACGGCAGGTGGTCCCAGGGCTTGTTGCCGATGGCGACAATGGCATCCACGCTCACCGGGAGGTGCGCGCCCCGCACCAGCCGTGTCCCGGCCCAGCAGAAGGCGCCGAAGTTGCGGATCCGCGTGACGGCCGCCACCAGGGGGGGATGGTAGAGCGCGCCCACCGTGGGCGTCGTCCCGTCGAACGCGATGGAGGCCTTCGCGAGCTCGCGCACCCCGGAGACACGCAGCCGCAGCTCCGTCTCTCCGCGCAGCACCACATACGCCCCCGCGCCGCGCCGGCTCACGTGGAGGCCCGAACCGCCGAGCCGCTCCTCGGTGGGCAGGAAGATGACGGACTCCTCCACGCGACCGCCCACCACGGTGGCGAACTGGAGGCCGAAGAGCGGCGCGCCGAGCAGCAGGCTGTTCGTCCCATCCACCAGGTCCACCGCGCAGCAGTCCCCCTCCGGCGGCCAGCGGGACAGCCCCTCCTCGTTGAGAGGGAGGCCCGGGTAGCGGTGAGCGAGGAACGCGGACGTGCGCTCGCGCAGCTCGTCGATGACGCCGTACACCAGCCCTCCATCCGCCTTCGGGCCTGGAGCGCCGAGCGACCCCTCCAGCAGGCGCGACCAGAGGGGCGCGAGCTCCACCGCGAGGAAGCGCCAGAGCGAGCGCGTCTCGACGCCGCTGTCGCGGGCGTCACTTCCCATGGCCCACGCTCCATCCCGCGGCGGCCACCGGCTGGGCCACCATCCCGCTCTCCACCAGCATGCACAGCAGGTGCGCGATGGTGATGTGGCACTCCTGGACGTGCTGCACGTTGGTGCTGGGCACGCGGACACAGACGTCCGCGAGGGCCAGGAGCCTGCCTCCGCCGCTGCCCGTGAGCGCCACCGTCCGCAAGCCCTGGAGCCGGGCGCAGCGGAAGGCCCGGACCACGTTCTCGGACTCGCCGCTGGTGCTGATGCCGATGAGCACGTCCCCAGGTCGTCCCAGCGCCTGCACCTGCCGCTCGAAGATGTGGCCGAAGCCGAAGTCGTTGGCGTGCGCGGTGATGAGCGACGTGTCCGTCGTCAGCGCGATGGCCGCGAGCCCCGGCCGCTCGAAGTCATGGCTCAGCGCGCTGACGAACTCGGCCGCCAGGTGCTGGCAGTCGGCGGCGCTGCCCCCGTTGCCGCAGAGCAGGAGCTTCCCTCCGGACTGGAGCGCCTGGGACAGCAGCCCCGCGGCGTCCTGGATTTCCCGCTCGCAGTTCACCAGCAGCCGCTGCTTGACGTCGATGCTTCCCAGGACGTGCTGCCTCACGAGCCGCGTGCCCTCGTCGATACGGCCCGCCCCTTCTTCCCGCGTCAGCTCCAGTTCCATCTGCGACCTCCGTGGATGAGCCGCTGGACGAGCTCCGCGGCGTGCGACAAGTCGTCAACGGCCTGACTGGGCTGGGGCAGCCGCGCGAGCTCCACGCTGGCGCCATGGCCCGTCCGGACCAGGAAGGGCATCGCCCCCAGGCGGTGGCCCCAGGCGATGTCCCCGGGCTTGTCCCCCACCACGAAGCTGCGGGAGAGGTCGATGCCCAGGTCCGCCGCCGCCTGGAGCCCCAGCCCCGGCATGGGCTTGCGGCACGCGCAGCCGGCGTCGGGCAGGTGGGGGCAAACATAGGTGGCGTCCAGGTGCAGGCCCTCACGCGCGAGCAGTTCGCCCACCCGGGCATGGACCTCGTCGACCCGCTTCATGTCGAAGTAGCCCCGCGCGACGCCGGACTGATTGGTGACGACGACCAGGCCCAGCCCCAGCTCCCGGAACCGGCGCAGGCCGCGGACGGCGTTGGGCAGCAGCCGGACCGCCTCCACGTCGCGCAGGTAGTTCCGCTCCTCGATGAGCGTGCCGTCCCGGTCCAGCAGGACGAACGGCCGTCCGGTGGCGGGCTTCAGCACCATGCCCGCGCCTCGTCCCAGGGAAGCGGCGCGAGCGCCGGACGCGGCCAGCCCTGCGTGGAGGGCATGGGGCAGCGGCCGGGCCGCATCCCGCCAAGCGACAGCCGCGCCTCCACCTGCTCCGCGACGAGCGGCGCGAAGGCCAGCTTGGTGGGCCAGACCTGGGTCACGGCCCCCGCCCGCGCGAGCACCGGGCCATCCGGGCGCTGCCCCGACGCGTGCCGTCCCTCCGCCCGGTCCACGGACAGCACCGCGCCCGCGCAGGACGCCAGGTCCACGCCGGGCACCAGCCGCGACAGCTCCTCGCGGGCGCGGCGCACCTGCGCCTCCGGCTCGCGGGCCACGCCGGACTCCGCCAGTTCGCCGCCCACGTACCAGACCGGCGTCCCCCGCGCGTCGCGGTGGCTGGTGACGGTGACGCGAGGAGCGGCGCCCGTCCCCAGCCAGTGCGCGTACAGCTCCGGCAGCGCGCCGCGCAGCATCACCATGCACAGGGGCCGCCGCTGCATCGGAGCGGCGCCCGAAGGAATCATCCGCCCCAGTCCCTCGTTGCCAGCGCCCGCGCAGAGCACCACATGCCCGCCGAGGATCCGCAGCCGTCGCCCCTCTCGGTCACGGACCTCCAGCCCGGTGACGTCCCCCGCGTCCTGGAGCAGCCGCGTCCCATCCGCGTCCACCGCCAGCAGGGCGTCCGCGTGCGCGTGGCCCAGCGCCGCGAGGACCGACCTCACGTCCACCACGGGCTCGTCGAGCTGATAGACGCCGCCCCGGGCGGAGGGCCCCAGCGCCGCGGCGAAGGGCTCCGGAACCTGTCCGGAGTCAACGCGGTTCACCCGGCCCTGGAGCATCCGGCTGGCGAGGAAGCCCGCCAGCCTCCAGCCCGAGACCAGGTACTGGTGCGCGGACAGGAGCCGGGCGCCGCGCAGGTCCGGCGTCCGCGCGCCCTCAAGGCAATCGCGCCAGCGCGCGGGCATGTGCGTCAGCGCGCGGCTCGCCTCCGACAGCGCCCCGCCGAGCGCGTACTTCAGGCCCCCGTGGATGATGCCCTGCGAGCAGAGCGTCTGGCCGGCCCCCAGCGCTCGGGCCTCGCACAGGACGGCGGCGTAGCCTCGCGCGCGCAGGTGCGCCAGCAGCCAGAGCCCCGTGATGCCGCCGCCCAGGATGACCACGTCCGCGCGGATGTCCTCGATGAGGGCGTTCGCTCCCATGGCTCACCCCGGCCCCGCGAGCTTCGGTGCGCCGTTGCGCTCCTGGATGCGGGCCACCAGCCCCGTCGTCGAACAGCCGTCGACGTAGTCGAGGACGAGCACCCGTCCCCCCGCTTCGCGGACACAGCGCCCACCGGGGATCTGCTCGGGGCGGTAGTCGCCGCCCTTCACCAGGACGTCGGGGACGACCCTGCACACCAGCCGCTCCGGCGTGTCCTCGCTGAAGGACACCACCCAGTCCACGGCCGCGAGCCCGGCGAGCACGCGCATGCGCTGCCCCAGCGGGTTGAGCGGCCGTGACGGGCCCTTCAACCGGCGCACGGAGGCGTCGTCGTTGACCGCGATGATCAGCCGGTCCGCGAGGCCCGCCATCTGCTCCAGGTAGGAGACATGGCCCGCGTGCAGGATGTCGAAGCAGCCCAGCGTCAGGGCCACCGTCTCCCCCCGCGCGCGTGCGTCGCGCACGAGCTCCAGAAGGTGGTCCTCCGTGACGACGCCCCGCTTCGGCTCGCGCGGTCCGGCCACCGCCCGCCGCAGCTCCGGAAGCGTGGCGGCGCACGTGCCGCTCCGGCCCACGACCAGGCCCGCCGCCACGTTGGAGAGGGAGACCGCCTCCGGCAGGGGCACTCGCGCGGAGAGCGCCGCCGCCAGGACCGCGATGACGGTGTCGCCCGCGCCGGTGACGTCCAGGACGGCGGTCGCGGTGGCGCGCAGGTGCAGCGCGGGGTGGCCGTCCCGCAGCAGCGTCATGCCCTCCTCGCCCCGCGTGACGAGCAGCGCCTCCAGGGACAGCGTCCGCAGCAACTCCAGCCCACGTGCGACGAGGCAGGCGTCGTCCGCGCAGGGCCCCACCACGGCCTCGAACTCGCTCCGATTGGGGACGAGCACCGTGGCCCCCGCGTAGCGCGTGAAGTCGCGGCCCTTCGGAGCCACCAGGACGGGACATCCCGCCGCGCGCGCCGCCTGGATGAAGCGCCGAGGATCGCGCAGGGTCCCCTTGCCGTAGTCGGACAGCACGACGGCGCCGGCGTCCGCGAGCAGCGGCCCGAAGCCTTCGAGCAAGCGCGCGTCGTGGCTCCCCGGCAGACCGTCCTCGAAGTCCAGGCGGATCATCGGCTGGCGCGTGCCCAGGACGCGCAGCTTGCTGACGGTGCGCACGCCCGGGGTCCGCATCACGCGCGAACACACCCGGGCCTCCGTGAGCCTCTCGTCCAGCGCCCCCGCGTCGGCGTCATCCCCGGTGATGCCCAGCACCGTGGCCTGGGCGCCCAGCGCCGCGATGTTCACCGCCACGTTGGCGGCGCCCCCCGGACGGCATTCGTCCCGCTCCACTCGCACCACGGGCACCGGCGCCTCCGGGGAGAGCCGTGACGCGGTGCCATGCCAGTAGCGGTCCAGCATCACGTCCCCGACCACCAGCACCCGGGCGGACGCCAAGGCGGCGAGCCGCGCCTCGAGCGTGTCCCCTGCCGGGGAGTCCATTTCCAAGGGCAGGCTCATGGCCGGACTCCCGCGAGCACCCTGGCATGGGCCGCGCGGCCCTGATGGAAGCGCGGCAGGTAGACATCACGCAGGAAGGCGCGAGTGCCAGGCAGGTCGTCCCCTGGAGCAGGGGCGTGCTGGAAGGAGCCGTCCGCGGCGAAGTACTCGGGGAGGGGCGGCGTCCCGTCGTACAGGTCGCTGGCCTGGAGCGCCTCCGTCATGCGCCGGTTGCAGGTGGAGATGCGGTCGCGGATCAGCTCCGGCCAGTGACGCCACAGCGGCAGTTCGTCCCAGAGCGGGAGCAGGCGGTACGAGAGGGCCAGCAGGTGCTTCGCGTGCGGGTAGAACTCCGCGAGCCGGCGATAGCCCTCCTCGCGCGTGGCCCCCTCGTCGACGATGCCTTGGAGCAAGCCCCGGTAGAAGCCGAACAGGTCCTCGAAGTTGTCGCAGTCCTTGAGGACGAACGGGTCGACCGTGTCCGCCTTCAGCCGCGCGCGGACATCGAAGAAGGCCGAAGCGAACTCGCTGGCGTGGTCCTGTCTCAGGCCTTCCCCAGGCCGCAACGTTCCCCGCTGACGCTTGAGGCCGTAGCGCAAGGTTCCCAGGCACGCGAGCGCCCTGGAGCTGGCCAGCGCCCTCCACGCCGTCCTCAGGAACACGCCCATGTAGACGCTGGAGTCCTTCGCGCTCCGCAGGTCATCCAGGCGTGACAGGCCGCGCAATCCCTCGCGCGTGAAGACAAGCAGGTTCGGGTCCTTGACGTCGAACACCCGCGAGCCGTCGGGGCCGTCGCGGGTGACGAGCGACTCGTAATAGTTGCCCAGGAACAGCTCCGGCGTCCCGTCCGGAAACACCCGCTGCTTCGCGCCCACGTTGAGGATGAGCTGGTGCGCGTCCAGGTCCGGCTCCATCAGCCAGGGGAAGACGTCGTAGGCGAGGACGATGTCCCCCGCGCACCACACGAGCGCGTCGCCATCCCTCGCCTCCAGCGGCTCCACGGCGCTCCGCACGGAGTGGAAGAAGGAGAGGTGCTTCGGATCCTCCGGGACGAAGAGCAGCTTCTCGGGGGCGTCGATGACGCGCGCTTCGAGCAGGTAGTCCCGCATCACCTCCACCACCCGCCCGACCTCGGCGGATCCGTAGACGCTGACCTGAACCCCACAGGTCGCGAAGTGGAGGATGGGCAACGCGATGACGGGAACGGTGTCGAGCACCGGGTAGAGGAACTTCAGGTCATCGATGCCGCCCTCCCGGGTCCGCTCCATCCGCGTCGCCGCCAGCCGCACGGGG
This window encodes:
- a CDS encoding inositol monophosphatase family protein, with translation MGSDARDSGVETRSLWRFLAVELAPLWSRLLEGSLGAPGPKADGGLVYGVIDELRERTSAFLAHRYPGLPLNEEGLSRWPPEGDCCAVDLVDGTNSLLLGAPLFGLQFATVVGGRVEESVIFLPTEERLGGSGLHVSRRGAGAYVVLRGETELRLRVSGVRELAKASIAFDGTTPTVGALYHPPLVAAVTRIRNFGAFCWAGTRLVRGAHLPVSVDAIVAIGNKPWDHLPSIGLVEEAGGQVTCFDGSPHSLNHCTELLFSNGPLHADLLGHLRGAGMSRRGT
- a CDS encoding D-sedoheptulose-7-phosphate isomerase, which codes for MELELTREEGAGRIDEGTRLVRQHVLGSIDVKQRLLVNCEREIQDAAGLLSQALQSGGKLLLCGNGGSAADCQHLAAEFVSALSHDFERPGLAAIALTTDTSLITAHANDFGFGHIFERQVQALGRPGDVLIGISTSGESENVVRAFRCARLQGLRTVALTGSGGGRLLALADVCVRVPSTNVQHVQECHITIAHLLCMLVESGMVAQPVAAAGWSVGHGK
- a CDS encoding D-glycero-alpha-D-manno-heptose-1,7-bisphosphate 7-phosphatase, yielding MVLKPATGRPFVLLDRDGTLIEERNYLRDVEAVRLLPNAVRGLRRFRELGLGLVVVTNQSGVARGYFDMKRVDEVHARVGELLAREGLHLDATYVCPHLPDAGCACRKPMPGLGLQAAADLGIDLSRSFVVGDKPGDIAWGHRLGAMPFLVRTGHGASVELARLPQPSQAVDDLSHAAELVQRLIHGGRRWNWS
- a CDS encoding FAD-dependent oxidoreductase produces the protein MGANALIEDIRADVVILGGGITGLWLLAHLRARGYAAVLCEARALGAGQTLCSQGIIHGGLKYALGGALSEASRALTHMPARWRDCLEGARTPDLRGARLLSAHQYLVSGWRLAGFLASRMLQGRVNRVDSGQVPEPFAAALGPSARGGVYQLDEPVVDVRSVLAALGHAHADALLAVDADGTRLLQDAGDVTGLEVRDREGRRLRILGGHVVLCAGAGNEGLGRMIPSGAAPMQRRPLCMVMLRGALPELYAHWLGTGAAPRVTVTSHRDARGTPVWYVGGELAESGVAREPEAQVRRAREELSRLVPGVDLASCAGAVLSVDRAEGRHASGQRPDGPVLARAGAVTQVWPTKLAFAPLVAEQVEARLSLGGMRPGRCPMPSTQGWPRPALAPLPWDEARAWC
- the hldE gene encoding bifunctional D-glycero-beta-D-manno-heptose-7-phosphate kinase/D-glycero-beta-D-manno-heptose 1-phosphate adenylyltransferase HldE — protein: MSLPLEMDSPAGDTLEARLAALASARVLVVGDVMLDRYWHGTASRLSPEAPVPVVRVERDECRPGGAANVAVNIAALGAQATVLGITGDDADAGALDERLTEARVCSRVMRTPGVRTVSKLRVLGTRQPMIRLDFEDGLPGSHDARLLEGFGPLLADAGAVVLSDYGKGTLRDPRRFIQAARAAGCPVLVAPKGRDFTRYAGATVLVPNRSEFEAVVGPCADDACLVARGLELLRTLSLEALLVTRGEEGMTLLRDGHPALHLRATATAVLDVTGAGDTVIAVLAAALSARVPLPEAVSLSNVAAGLVVGRSGTCAATLPELRRAVAGPREPKRGVVTEDHLLELVRDARARGETVALTLGCFDILHAGHVSYLEQMAGLADRLIIAVNDDASVRRLKGPSRPLNPLGQRMRVLAGLAAVDWVVSFSEDTPERLVCRVVPDVLVKGGDYRPEQIPGGRCVREAGGRVLVLDYVDGCSTTGLVARIQERNGAPKLAGPG